In Deltaproteobacteria bacterium, a single genomic region encodes these proteins:
- a CDS encoding site-specific integrase, translating to MTAVGVHQRGKTDSIKDLLVKIARREHLEISEGDSTPFSVYASAWLEKKKATIAKSTYGDYRSIWNKYVLPHFGNAPLCRVTSRDVEEFLGSLPDISAKRKNNIMVPLKCLFNDASRRGEIDESPSGNIRRLKEIKPFIDPFSFREMNLLLERVDPRYEAYFTTAFLTGMRPNEMIALKWHTVDFEMRCITVRLEASPGTTYVFPGKTGRPLEVNNLRKRVWYPAIAAAGLRRRTMYQTRHTFASLMLGHGEDPLWVARMLGHTSLDMIFKHYGKFVRNRSRKDGGRFLEGLKEAGKPAIGKDGSDSGRL from the coding sequence GTGACGGCTGTGGGTGTCCATCAACGAGGAAAAACGGATTCCATCAAGGATCTGCTGGTCAAGATCGCAAGGCGGGAGCATCTTGAGATCTCCGAGGGTGACAGCACCCCCTTTTCCGTTTACGCGTCGGCCTGGCTGGAGAAGAAGAAGGCGACCATCGCCAAGTCGACCTACGGCGATTACCGTTCGATCTGGAATAAATATGTCCTCCCCCACTTCGGGAACGCGCCGTTGTGCCGGGTGACAAGTCGCGACGTGGAAGAGTTCCTCGGCAGCCTCCCGGACATCTCCGCGAAGCGGAAGAACAACATCATGGTTCCGCTGAAGTGCCTGTTCAATGACGCCAGCCGGCGCGGGGAAATCGATGAATCCCCATCCGGGAACATCCGCCGGCTCAAGGAAATCAAGCCGTTCATCGATCCGTTCTCCTTCCGGGAAATGAATCTTCTCCTGGAGCGCGTCGATCCCCGTTACGAAGCGTATTTCACGACCGCGTTCCTGACCGGGATGCGGCCCAACGAGATGATCGCGCTGAAATGGCACACCGTGGATTTCGAGATGCGCTGCATCACGGTGCGACTGGAGGCTTCGCCAGGAACGACGTACGTATTTCCCGGGAAGACCGGCAGGCCTCTCGAAGTGAACAACCTTCGGAAACGGGTCTGGTATCCGGCGATCGCCGCGGCCGGGTTGCGCAGGCGCACGATGTACCAGACCCGCCATACCTTCGCGTCGCTCATGCTCGGCCACGGCGAGGATCCGCTATGGGTGGCGCGCATGCTGGGACACACAAGCCTGGACATGATATTCAAACATTACGGGAAGTTCGTCCGGAACAGATCCCGGAAGGACGGGGGAAGGTTCCTGGAGGGTCTCAAGGAGGCGGGGAAACCGGCCATCGGGAAGGACGGAAGCGACTCCGGTCGGTTATAG
- a CDS encoding outer membrane beta-barrel protein, producing the protein MTARNHSLMAISGLFFLLLVAGRTNARAEGFAELYLGTAGNWRADTSVSETRSSGTTSAAATIDLPSPTEFGVRIGAWLPKYDYAGLGIDFGYAHADAPGVEITTFPMSILLALRAPLFRTPDRPGGRLQPYAIAGVSFYIADVKFRLDGMGGDSYQLSWPMPYAANTVNKVFGPYLAAGLAWQPTKRLAFFGEYRYTSFDVGYDTTNSFLFPTANGRVDSTVRADRVLFGISHRFGTEAPKKEANL; encoded by the coding sequence GTGACCGCGCGGAACCACTCCTTGATGGCGATTTCTGGCCTGTTCTTCCTTCTTCTCGTCGCCGGGCGGACGAACGCACGGGCGGAAGGATTCGCGGAGCTGTATCTCGGAACGGCCGGAAACTGGAGAGCGGACACGAGCGTCTCCGAGACCCGGTCCTCGGGAACTACCTCCGCGGCGGCCACGATCGACCTCCCCTCCCCCACCGAGTTCGGGGTCCGTATCGGCGCGTGGCTCCCGAAGTACGACTACGCCGGCTTGGGCATCGACTTCGGGTACGCGCATGCCGACGCGCCCGGGGTGGAGATCACCACATTCCCGATGTCCATCCTTCTCGCCCTCCGGGCTCCGCTGTTCCGGACTCCGGACCGCCCCGGGGGACGGCTTCAGCCGTACGCCATTGCCGGCGTTTCGTTCTACATCGCCGACGTCAAGTTCCGGCTCGACGGGATGGGTGGGGACTCCTACCAGCTGAGCTGGCCCATGCCGTACGCCGCCAACACCGTGAACAAGGTTTTCGGTCCGTACCTGGCCGCGGGGCTCGCGTGGCAGCCGACGAAGCGCCTCGCGTTCTTCGGCGAATACCGGTACACGAGCTTCGACGTGGGATACGACACGACGAACTCGTTCCTCTTTCCGACGGCGAACGGAAGGGTGGATTCCACGGTCCGGGCCGACCGCGTCCTGTTCGGAATCTCGCACCGGTTCGGGACGGAAGCCCCGAAAAAAGAGGCGAACCTGTGA
- a CDS encoding NAD(P)H-quinone oxidoreductase, with amino-acid sequence MKAVLMSGLGGVEHLHIGEHPDPVMGDDEILVRIRATALNRADLLQRRGKHPPPKGVPDILGLEMAGEVASVGPACRGWKAGDRVCALLPGGGYAERVAIPAGLAMRIPDNLSFEQAAAIPEVFLTAYRNLFDVCGLSAGHTVLIHAGASGVGTAAIQLVKEAGGSSLVTAGSPEKIARCVALGARAGWNYKDGPFAPWVAEKTGGRGVDIVLDFVGAPFFEQNLQSLGVNGRMAVIGTLGGAEVEKFSLRTLMSKRLTVAGAGLRSMDTARKIALTRAFSEFATPRFADGRLVPVVDSVFDWTEVGKAHLRMESNANVGKIVLRVTG; translated from the coding sequence GTGAAGGCAGTGCTGATGAGCGGGCTTGGGGGCGTCGAACACCTCCACATCGGCGAACACCCGGATCCCGTCATGGGGGACGATGAGATCCTGGTGCGGATCCGCGCAACTGCGCTCAACCGCGCCGACCTGCTCCAGCGGCGCGGGAAGCACCCTCCTCCGAAGGGGGTGCCCGACATCCTCGGGCTCGAGATGGCCGGGGAGGTCGCCTCGGTCGGCCCCGCGTGTCGCGGCTGGAAGGCCGGAGACCGGGTCTGCGCGCTGCTGCCGGGAGGCGGGTACGCGGAGCGGGTCGCCATCCCCGCGGGCCTCGCGATGCGGATCCCGGATAACCTCTCCTTCGAGCAGGCGGCGGCGATCCCCGAAGTGTTCCTGACGGCGTACCGGAACCTGTTCGACGTGTGCGGGCTGAGCGCCGGGCATACCGTGCTGATCCACGCGGGGGCAAGCGGAGTCGGGACCGCGGCGATCCAGCTGGTCAAAGAAGCGGGGGGAAGCTCCCTCGTCACCGCGGGATCCCCCGAAAAGATCGCCCGGTGCGTCGCGCTGGGCGCCCGCGCGGGTTGGAACTACAAGGACGGGCCGTTCGCCCCGTGGGTCGCGGAGAAGACCGGGGGGCGCGGAGTCGACATCGTGCTGGATTTCGTGGGAGCGCCGTTCTTCGAGCAGAACCTGCAATCCCTGGGAGTTAACGGGAGGATGGCCGTGATCGGGACGCTCGGCGGCGCCGAGGTGGAGAAGTTCAGTTTACGGACGCTCATGTCGAAGCGGCTGACGGTCGCGGGGGCGGGGCTTCGATCGATGGACACGGCGCGGAAGATCGCGCTCACCCGCGCATTCTCGGAGTTCGCCACCCCCCGGTTCGCCGATGGAAGGCTTGTACCGGTCGTCGATTCCGTCTTCGATTGGACGGAGGTGGGGAAGGCCCACCTGCGGATGGAGTCGAACGCCAACGTCGGGAAGATCGTCCTGCGGGTGACGGGATAG
- a CDS encoding rRNA pseudouridine synthase — MAAGVSRRVADEMVRNGRVTIGGSAVIDPGTLWDPSTQEVRLDGRTLVPVREEKIYIMLYKPDNVVTSMKDREGRKTAPALIGELSTRVFPVGRLDFHTTGLLLLTNDGEFAYRLTHPRFGVEKTYVAKLMSVPRPSDLNVLRRGLPIEGKMTNPAQVNFLEKKGGKAWVSLTIAEGRYHQVRKMFDAIGHRVTKLRRAAIGPLELTGLEPGEWRYLTAKEVRELNEYMDRRVVESAEKGPPPDVPRHEKRVETPADRARRRIVKQAIAQAARKKADDREKAAKEARDAERKGPRQPKPSWKRGSKASGKRSFPRTKGKFGKR; from the coding sequence ATGGCCGCCGGCGTCTCCCGCCGCGTGGCCGACGAGATGGTCCGCAACGGCCGGGTGACCATCGGCGGTTCGGCTGTGATCGACCCCGGCACGCTGTGGGACCCGTCCACGCAGGAGGTGCGGCTCGACGGGCGCACCCTGGTTCCGGTCCGGGAAGAGAAGATCTACATCATGCTGTACAAGCCCGACAACGTGGTCACCTCGATGAAGGACCGGGAGGGTCGCAAGACCGCCCCGGCGCTGATCGGCGAGCTGTCCACCCGCGTCTTTCCCGTAGGCCGCCTCGACTTCCACACCACGGGGCTGCTTCTGCTGACCAACGACGGCGAGTTCGCCTACCGCCTCACGCACCCGCGTTTCGGCGTGGAGAAGACGTACGTCGCCAAGCTGATGAGCGTCCCCCGGCCGTCGGATCTCAACGTCCTGCGACGGGGCCTGCCGATCGAAGGGAAGATGACCAACCCCGCGCAGGTGAACTTCCTGGAGAAGAAGGGCGGCAAGGCGTGGGTTTCCCTCACGATCGCGGAAGGGCGGTACCACCAGGTCCGGAAGATGTTCGATGCCATCGGGCACCGGGTGACCAAGCTTCGCCGCGCGGCCATCGGGCCCCTGGAGCTCACCGGTCTCGAGCCGGGGGAGTGGCGGTACCTGACGGCGAAGGAGGTCCGGGAGTTGAACGAATACATGGACCGCCGCGTTGTCGAGTCCGCGGAAAAAGGGCCGCCGCCCGACGTCCCTCGACACGAAAAGCGGGTCGAGACGCCGGCGGACCGGGCCAGGCGAAGGATCGTGAAGCAGGCGATCGCCCAGGCGGCACGGAAGAAAGCGGACGACAGGGAGAAGGCGGCGAAGGAGGCGCGGGACGCCGAGCGGAAAGGCCCCCGCCAGCCCAAACCCTCATGGAAACGCGGATCGAAAGCATCCGGGAAACGGTCGTTCCCCCGCACGAAGGGGAAGTTCGGAAAGCGGTAG
- a CDS encoding AbrB/MazE/SpoVT family DNA-binding domain-containing protein — protein sequence MGTVRTLSKGQIVIPAGLRKKFRIEPGTEMQIMEYGGILCLIPPVDDPVRAACGALPAEPSLGNALLLDREIW from the coding sequence GTGGGAACCGTCAGGACGCTGTCGAAAGGGCAGATCGTCATCCCCGCCGGGCTCCGGAAGAAATTCCGCATCGAGCCGGGGACCGAAATGCAGATCATGGAGTACGGCGGGATCCTATGCCTCATCCCCCCGGTGGATGATCCGGTACGCGCGGCCTGCGGCGCTCTTCCCGCCGAACCTTCCCTCGGGAATGCGCTTCTCTTGGATCGGGAGATTTGGTGA